The Geotoga petraea region ATAAAAAAATATCTAAATTATTAAACATTCCAATTGGAACCGTAAAAAGTAGGATTTTTTATTCCAGAAAAAAAATAAAGAAAATGATAGAGAGTGATAATGGGGGTGAAGAATTATGAGAGAATTAATGACTGTAAAAAAAATGGATAATAAATATGTATATTTAAAAACTAATAGAGCTTCAGAATGTTCAACTTGTTCTATTAGCGGAGCTTGTAGTTTAACAGGTACTCCCGATATTGAGTTAAAAGCTATGAGAGAAGAGTCATACATACCAGGTGAAAAAGTATTAGTTGAACTACCACAAGTCCCATTGGCAAAGATAGCTATGTTGGTTTATGGTTTTCCATTATTAGTTTTCTTAGCTTTGGCTATTTTAAGTTATGGAATTGGATTAAACGATCTTTTTTCTTTTTCTATCGCTATAGGTGGTATGGCTGTTAGTTATTTTATACTATCTATTTTAGACAAAAAGAAGTTTAAAGATATGTACTTGCCTAAAATAATTAAAAAAGTAAAAAACGAAATAAAAATAAACGATTAGAAGAAGCTGTTTTCATAGCTTCTTCTTTTTTTGAAAAATTTTTCGTGAAATATTTTTCATAGTAATGGGGAATATAAATATAAATCAGTTTAATTAACTCTAATTCATTATAAATGATATACATTAAATTTAATCGAACTTTATTTTTTATATAAAAAGTTCTAAAATAAAGGTGTATGAAAAAATATTCCCCAACCATTATTAAGGGAGGTTATTGAGTATGAGCTTATATGAAAATGCAGTAAGGCAGTTTAACAAGGCTGCTGATATTATGAACTTAGAAAAAGATCTAAAAGACGTTTTAACAAAACCAAAAAGAGAACTAACTGTTAATTTCCCAGTTAGAATGGATGACGGTACAGTAAGAGTATTTACCGGGTATAGAGTTCAACATAATGTTGCAAGAGGTCCCGCTAAAGGTGGGATAAGATTTCATTCAGAAGTTACTCTTGATGAAGTAAAAGCATTAGCATTTTGGATGACATGGAAAGCGGCAGTTGTTGATATTCCATATGGTGGAGGAAAAGGTGGAATAACAGTTAATCCTAAAGAACTATCAGATGGTGAATTAGAAAGAATGTCAAGAAGATTCTTCTCAGAAATTCAAATAATAATAGGAGAAGAGAAAGATATTCCTGCTCCAGATGTCAATACAAATGGTCAAATAATGGCTTGGTTTATGGATACTTATTCAATGAATGTTGGAAGAACCGAATTAGGTATAGTTACTGGTAAACCTTTAGAAATTGGTGGATCAGAAGGAAGAACTGAAGCCACAGGAAGAGGAGTTAGAATTTGTATTGAAGAAGGAATAAATTACATGAGAAAACTTGGGAAAATTACTAAAGAAAATAAAGATTTAACAGTTGCTGTCCACGGTTTTGGTAACGTAGGAACCTATGCATCTATTTTAACAGCAGAAGAAGTTGGAATGAAAGTTGTAGCTGTTTCTGATTCATCTGGTGGGCTTTATAATGCAGAAGGTTTTTCACCAGCTGAATTAAAAGAATTAAGTGAAAAGACATTATCAAGAAAATCCAGCTTACATGATGTTAACGATGGTAAATACAAAACAATAACAAATGATGAAATAATTTCTTTAGATGTAGATATTTTCTCTCCTTGTGCTATAGAAAACACTATTACTATGGATAATGTTGATAGTGTAAAAGCAAAATTAATTGTAGAAGGTGCTAATGGACCATTAACACCAGAAGCTGATGAAAAATTAACAGAAAAAGGAGTATTTATTGTTCCGGACTTTTTAGCAAATGCCGGTGGAGTTACAGTATCTTATTTTGAATGGGTACAAGGCTTGCAATGGAACTTCTGGGAGTTAGAAGACGTAAGAGAAGCTTTACATAGAAAAATGACAAAAGCCTTCTATGATGTTATTGAAACAATGGAAGAATACAAAACAGATATGAGAACTGCTGCTTATATTAATGCTGTTAGAAGAGTAGCAACGGCAACAAAATTAAGAGGAATCTATCCTTGATCAAAATTATAATTTAAAGGCCCTTTTTGGGGCCTTTTTTAATTTTTTTATTTATGATAAAATAGATTGTCAATATTCTATTTTAAAGGAGAGAGAAAATGGCTTATTTAATTGCTTCTTTGCTTATCAACTACATTGCTGGTTTCATTTTTATCAATTTGAATTTTTGGTATTTTATGTTGATCATACCAATATTAATGATTTTTTTATCTTTAAAAACTAAAAAAGAAAGTAATATAACCAATATATTTTTGATTATTTCAGCTTTATTTACAGCAATTGGATTTATTCAAGATTTTGATCCAACGTATTTTTATTTGATTATGAATTTTTCTGCTTTTCTATCTTATTTAAATGCTATCATGTCTAAAAAAATATTGTTATTTGTTTCTTGGTTAATGAATTCATTTGGAATAGGATATTTAATAGCTGAATTGAGGACTTTAAATTTAGGGATTATATTTGGGGTCATAATTTTTGCCATTGGTTTTAGAGAAATAATCTCTAAAAGCATTAAAGAAAAGGGAGGCCAATAATGATAGAAAGATATTCTTTATCTCCAGTGAGGGATATTTGGACTTTGGAAAAACAGTATGAAAGATGGTTGAAAATTGAGATTGCAGTTGTAGAAGCTTTTGAAGAAAAAGGAATTGCCCCTGAAGGTACCGCTAAAAAAATTAGGGAAAAAGCAAAAATAAATGTTGAAAGAATTTTAGAAATTGAAGAGGAAGTTGATCATGATGTGATTGCTTTTATTAAAGGAGTTACAGAAAATATGGGAGATGAAGCGAGATACTTTCATATGGGGTTAACTTCATCAGACGTTGTAGATACTGCGTGGGCAATAGGTATGAAAGAAGCAACAAAAATGATTTTAGAAGAGTTAAAATCATTTATAAAGTCTTTAGAAAATATTAGCTTGAAACACAAAAAAACTTTAACAGTTGGAAGAAGTCACGGAGTTCATGCAGAGCCAACATCTTTTGGATTAAAAATGTTGACATTTTTGGCTGAAATGAAAAGAAATTATACAAGGTTAAAAAGAGCGTATGAAGGAATAAAAGTAGGTAAATTAAGTGGAGCTGTTGGTAACTATGCCAATATCTCACCAGAGATAGAGAAATTAGCCTTAAATAAACTTGGACTAAGACCAACTGAAATATCTACACAGATTGTTCCAAGAGATATTCATGCTGAATTATTTTCTGTTTTTGCATTAATAGGATCTGGGTTAGATAGACTGGCAACAGAGATAAGGCACCTTCAAAAAACAGAAGTTCTTGAATTACAAGAACCTTTTAAAAAGGGACAAAGAGGGTCATCTGCAATGCCACATAAAAAAAATCCAATAATTTGTGAACGGTTATCAGGAATGGCTAGATTATTAAGATCATACACAATACCGGCTTATGAAAATATTGTATTGTGGCATGAGAGGGACATATCCCACTCATCAGTAGAAAGAGTAAACATTCCAGATGCAACTATGATTATGTTCTATATGTTAGAAAAATCAATATATTTAATAGATAATTTGGTCGTTGACAAAGAAAGAATGCTTGAAACATTTAAAAGAAGTTATAATTTAGTGTATTCTCAAAGAGTTTTATTAGGATTAATTGGGAAAGGCCTTTCAAGAGAAGATTCATATAAAATAGTGCAAGAAAATGCTTTAAAAGCTTGGGAGGAGAAAAAAGATTTCAAATTATTTATTAATTCAGATAAAAGAATAACTGATCATATGTCAGAAAAAGAAATAGACGAACTATTTTCAAACGAGTATTTTTTAAAAAATGTAGATGAAGTGTATAAAAGATTTTTCTGATTAGGAGGAATTCATTATGAAAAGAGTGGCAATTGTTGGTTCTCAATGGGGAGACGAAGGAAAGGGAAAGGTAGTAAACTACTTTTCAAAAAATTACGAATGGATAGTCAGGTATTCTGGAGGTGCCAACGCTGGTCATACAATTTATATTGATGGGAAAAAATATGTAAAT contains the following coding sequences:
- a CDS encoding Glu/Leu/Phe/Val family dehydrogenase, which gives rise to MSLYENAVRQFNKAADIMNLEKDLKDVLTKPKRELTVNFPVRMDDGTVRVFTGYRVQHNVARGPAKGGIRFHSEVTLDEVKALAFWMTWKAAVVDIPYGGGKGGITVNPKELSDGELERMSRRFFSEIQIIIGEEKDIPAPDVNTNGQIMAWFMDTYSMNVGRTELGIVTGKPLEIGGSEGRTEATGRGVRICIEEGINYMRKLGKITKENKDLTVAVHGFGNVGTYASILTAEEVGMKVVAVSDSSGGLYNAEGFSPAELKELSEKTLSRKSSLHDVNDGKYKTITNDEIISLDVDIFSPCAIENTITMDNVDSVKAKLIVEGANGPLTPEADEKLTEKGVFIVPDFLANAGGVTVSYFEWVQGLQWNFWELEDVREALHRKMTKAFYDVIETMEEYKTDMRTAAYINAVRRVATATKLRGIYP
- the purB gene encoding adenylosuccinate lyase; translated protein: MIERYSLSPVRDIWTLEKQYERWLKIEIAVVEAFEEKGIAPEGTAKKIREKAKINVERILEIEEEVDHDVIAFIKGVTENMGDEARYFHMGLTSSDVVDTAWAIGMKEATKMILEELKSFIKSLENISLKHKKTLTVGRSHGVHAEPTSFGLKMLTFLAEMKRNYTRLKRAYEGIKVGKLSGAVGNYANISPEIEKLALNKLGLRPTEISTQIVPRDIHAELFSVFALIGSGLDRLATEIRHLQKTEVLELQEPFKKGQRGSSAMPHKKNPIICERLSGMARLLRSYTIPAYENIVLWHERDISHSSVERVNIPDATMIMFYMLEKSIYLIDNLVVDKERMLETFKRSYNLVYSQRVLLGLIGKGLSREDSYKIVQENALKAWEEKKDFKLFINSDKRITDHMSEKEIDELFSNEYFLKNVDEVYKRFF
- a CDS encoding SoxR reducing system RseC family protein, with the protein product MRELMTVKKMDNKYVYLKTNRASECSTCSISGACSLTGTPDIELKAMREESYIPGEKVLVELPQVPLAKIAMLVYGFPLLVFLALAILSYGIGLNDLFSFSIAIGGMAVSYFILSILDKKKFKDMYLPKIIKKVKNEIKIND